One Shewanella sp. MR-4 DNA window includes the following coding sequences:
- a CDS encoding glycine cleavage system protein R — protein sequence MLRYLITLQAPDRKGLVEQIAHAVSRHGGNWLDSELRHIDGIFAAILLLEVPSLKMDELIEALECIDGLTLTYSKTSVALKPVKRLTYSLVSYDRPGLVLDISNRITALGINIEQFSSQFETAGHTGIALFRATIGLGLTDLAQEEQLVQSLYSLGDDLVLDKLSR from the coding sequence ATGCTACGATATTTAATCACGCTTCAAGCACCTGATAGAAAAGGATTAGTCGAGCAAATCGCCCATGCCGTGAGTCGCCATGGCGGCAACTGGTTAGACTCAGAGTTGCGCCATATCGACGGGATCTTTGCCGCCATATTGTTACTCGAGGTGCCTTCCCTGAAAATGGATGAGCTGATTGAAGCCTTGGAATGTATCGACGGCCTCACCCTCACCTATTCAAAAACCTCGGTCGCCCTCAAACCCGTTAAGCGGCTCACCTACAGCCTAGTGTCCTACGACAGACCCGGATTAGTGCTGGATATTTCCAATCGCATCACCGCCCTAGGTATCAATATCGAACAGTTTAGCAGCCAGTTTGAGACCGCTGGCCATACTGGTATCGCCTTGTTTCGCGCCACCATTGGCTTAGGTTTAACTGACCTAGCCCAAGAGGAACAACTGGTGCAGTCCCTCTACTCCCTCGGTGATGACTTAGTGCTGGATAAACTCAGCCGTTAA